In the Helianthus annuus cultivar XRQ/B chromosome 11, HanXRQr2.0-SUNRISE, whole genome shotgun sequence genome, one interval contains:
- the LOC110888373 gene encoding uncharacterized protein LOC110888373, whose translation MACKPPIYNGEVDPIICQRWISDVEGVFERTHCDVGDFVAYGTGKLRGQAKDWWDNKKKEIGAEAARVMTWDEFNVPFLKHHSPKAVINRIKEEFIQLRQKGETIDKITGIFMDKLRFCDELVTTEEQKIYYYYNMLSAEYREFLTPSKYETLTEIINTAREREIELKKQVERGERRAQDVNPSPTKKARTAESGKKADAKSGTPSCKICGKGHKGECRFKDKSCPICSKSGHTASLCPCKVSVCYKCYQPGYKKSECPDLVGRMDVKESPAEAPKAKARPFQLTAAEAKNGTQRGLKYIHD comes from the coding sequence atggcgtgtaaaccgccaatctaCAACGGGGAGGTCGACCCGATAATATGCCAAAGATGGATAAGTGATGTCGAAGGGGTGTTTGAGCGGACCCATTGTGACGTAGGTGACTTTGTTGCTTACGGGACGGGTAAATTGAGGGgtcaagccaaggattggtgggacaatAAGAAGAAAGAAATAGGAGCCGAAGCGGCGAGGGTTATGACTTGGGATGAGTTTAACGTGCCATtccttaaacaccatagtcccaaagcggttaTTAACAGAATCAAGGAAGAATTCATCCAGCTAAGACAAAAGGGTGAAACAATTGATAAGATCACGGGCATCTTTATGGATAAGCTGAGATTCTGTGACGAGTTGGTCACCACAGAAGAGCAAAAGATATATTACTATTACAACATGCTGAGTGCTGAATATCGGGAGTTCTTGACTCCCTCAAAGTATGAAACTCTCACAGAAATTATCAACACCGCCCGGGAGCGGGAAATCGAATTGAAGAAACAAGTAGAGAGGGGCGAGCGAAGGGCACAggatgtgaatccaagccctacaaagaaagctCGAACTGCTGAATCGGGAAAGAAAGCGGATGCTAAAAGTGGGACGCCCAGTTGCAAAATATGTGGAAAAGGACACAAGGGAGAGTGTCGGTTCAAAGACAAGTCGTGCCCAATATGCAGTAAATCGGGGCACACGGCGTCTCTATGCCCATGTAAAGTTTCAGTTTGCTACAAATGCTATCAGCCCGGctacaaaaagtctgaatgcCCAGACCTAGTTGGAAGAATGGATGTTAAGGAATCTCCAGCAGAAGCCCCAAAGGCAAAGGCTAGACCCTTCCAACTTACTGCGGCTGAAGCAAAAAATGGAACCCAACGTGGTCTCAAGTATATTCACGATTaa